From Acidobacteriota bacterium:
GTGGCGTCATGCCGGTGTGTGCATGAACCTCAGGGCGTCGGCGATCGCTGCCTTCAGCTTGCGGCGGTCCACGATCATGTCGACCATCCCGTGCTCGACGAGGAACTCGGCGCGCTGGAAGCCTTCCGGCAGCTTCTGGCGGATCGTCTGCTCGATCACGCGCGGGCCGGCGAAACCGATGAGGGCCTTCGGTTCGGCGATGTTCAGGTCGCCGAGCATCGCGAAGCTGGCGGTGACGCCGCCGGTGGTGGGATCGGTGAGAACCGAGATGTACGGCAGGCCTGCGCGATCGAGACGCGCGAGCGCGGCGCTCACCTTCGCCATCTGCATGAGCGAGAGCGTGCCCTCCATCATCCGCGCGCCGCCCGAGCACGACACCACCACCACGGGACGACGGTGCTGGAGTCCGCGCTCGATCGCCCGCGTGATCTTCTCGCCGACCACCACGCCCATGCTGCCGCCGATGAAGGAGTACTCCATCGCGGCCACCTCGGTCTCGATCCCGTCGATCGTGCCGGTCCCGCAGACGATCGCGTCCTCGAGGCCGGTGGCCTCCTGTGCCGTGCGCAGGCGCTGC
This genomic window contains:
- a CDS encoding acetyl-CoA carboxylase carboxyltransferase subunit beta; this encodes MAWFKRVPKPIAPTEKASRIPEGIWVKCPDCGQALYKKDLDGNMQVCPKCGHHFRLGAADRLAMLFDGPWVEHDRGLASTDPLSFIDTKPYSQRLRTAQEATGLEDAIVCGTGTIDGIETEVAAMEYSFIGGSMGVVVGEKITRAIERGLQHRRPVVVVSCSGGARMMEGTLSLMQMAKVSAALARLDRAGLPYISVLTDPTTGGVTASFAMLGDLNIAEPKALIGFAGPRVIEQTIRQKLPEGFQRAEFLVEHGMVDMIVDRRKLKAAIADALRFMHTPA